From the genome of Pseudomonas putida:
GTTTGTCCGACCCGTCGTTCGGTGCGCCCAATACACTCGGTGATTTCGAGCAGGCCAGGCAGGCCGCCTGGGCCGATACGGACGAGGCCGGGCGCCGGGTTCTGGATGCCTGGCAGGCACATGCCCAGGCGTTGCGTGAGCAATACGCTATTACCGCTTGAATGTACAAACAACAACGCCGGCGGTGAGCCGGCGTTGTTGTTATGACGCGACGAATTGTCGCGGACTGCTATCAGTCCAGCAGGGTCGCCCAGCTTTCAACCACGTCGCCACCCCATTTGGCTTTCCACTCTTTCAGGGTCTTGTGGTTGCCGCCCTTGGTTTCGATCACTTCACCGTTGTGCGGGTTCTTGTATTGCTTGACCTTGCGCGCACGCTTGGTGGTGGCAGGTTTGCTGGCGCCACGTGGGGCCTTGCTCAGTTTCGATTCTGGGTCGAGCAGGGCAATCACGTCGCGCAGCGACTTGGAATATTCACCCATCAGCGCACGCAGTTTGCCTTCGAACTCCAGTTCTTTTTTCAGCTTGTCATCCTGCGACAGGTTGGCCAGGCGGGCCTGAAGTTCCTTGATGGCTTCTTCGGTGGCGCGGTATTCGTTGATCAGGGACATGGAGTGGTCCTTAGTGCGAGTTCGGGAAATGTGAGGCCAATAATAGACAGGCCATACTCTCAAGTAAACATATAAATAAGCGCAATCCTCTTAACTACTAGGAAACAACATATTTCCCAGGTTAAGAAAAATTTACTTTGGGTCCTACAATTCGTCATGTCTCGTAACAGATGCTGTGACGCCGTCGCGGGATGACGCAGCGGCTGTCGAGCACGGCCGCTCGGCGCAATGATTACTGCGTTTTTCACTGCAGGCCGCTAGAATGGGCGCCTTTGCGAAGTTCTGGAGTTTCATTCATGCGCACCTATCGTCTGGTGATCGCCTGCCCCGACCGTGTTGGCATCGTGGCGAAAGTCAGTAATTTCCTGGCCCTGTACAATGGCTGGATCAACGAAGCCAGCCACCACTCGGATGAACAGAGTGGTTGGTTCTTCATGCGCCATGAAATCCGCGCCGAATCTCTGCCGTTCGGTATCGAGGCCTTCCGTGAAGCCTTTGCGCCGATCGCCGAAGAGTTCTCCATGACCTGGCGCATCACCGATTCGGCACAAAAGAAGCGCGTGGTGCTGATGGCCAGCCGCGAGTCCCACTGCCTGGCCGACCTGCTGCACCGCTGGCACACCGATGAGCTGGACTGCGAGATCCCGTGCGTGATCTCCAACCACAACGACCTGCGCAGCATGGTGGAGTGGCACGGTATCCCGTTCTTCCACGTGCCGGTCGACCCGAAGGACAAGGCACCAGCCTTCGCCGAAGTGTCGCGCCTGGTCCAGGAGCATGGCGCCGATGTCGTGGTACTGGCCCGCTACATGCAAATCCTGCCGCCACAGCTGTGCCAGGACTACGCGGAAAAAGTCATCAACATCCAC
Proteins encoded in this window:
- the mvaT gene encoding histone-like nucleoid-structuring protein MvaT; the protein is MSLINEYRATEEAIKELQARLANLSQDDKLKKELEFEGKLRALMGEYSKSLRDVIALLDPESKLSKAPRGASKPATTKRARKVKQYKNPHNGEVIETKGGNHKTLKEWKAKWGGDVVESWATLLD
- the purU gene encoding formyltetrahydrofolate deformylase, encoding MRTYRLVIACPDRVGIVAKVSNFLALYNGWINEASHHSDEQSGWFFMRHEIRAESLPFGIEAFREAFAPIAEEFSMTWRITDSAQKKRVVLMASRESHCLADLLHRWHTDELDCEIPCVISNHNDLRSMVEWHGIPFFHVPVDPKDKAPAFAEVSRLVQEHGADVVVLARYMQILPPQLCQDYAEKVINIHHSFLPSFVGAKPYHQAALRGVKLIGATCHYVTEELDAGPIIEQDVVRVNHADSIEDMVRFGRDVEKMVLARGLRYHLEDRVLVHGNKTVVFD